One genomic region from Xenopus laevis strain J_2021 chromosome 2L, Xenopus_laevis_v10.1, whole genome shotgun sequence encodes:
- the dtx3.L gene encoding probable E3 ubiquitin-protein ligase DTX3 translates to MGSPVSFVLSRMAACGGNIKNKVTVNKTVWDFLNKETPSKLTRLWEENRVRILIDGETSEIYVLRLSPESHVPANALYLARKALKSLLKETEKELKKSYKQHQLSGCMAYGDKNNEHATELHIRGTYSRGTQSSGGKGLPGCAGMGASSSHSSSRDHRREDPEDDRENQCPICLGEIQNIKTLEKCQHSFCEDCITRALQVKKACPMCGRFYGQLVGNQPENGRMLVSKDSGLLLPGYEKYGTIIIQYVFPPGIQGSEHPNPGVRYPGTTRVAYLPDCPEGNKVLTLFKKAFDQRLTFTIGTSMTTGRPNVITWNDIHHKTNCTGGPQLFGYPDPTYLLRVQEELRAKGITAD, encoded by the exons tttcctttgTCTTGTCCAGAATGGCAGCCTGTGGAGGAAACATAAAGAATAAAGTCACAGTTAATAAGACCGTATGGGACTTTCTTAACAAAGAGACCCCTTCCAAACTCACACGACTGTGGGAAGAGAACAGAGTGAGGATACTGATTGATGGTGAAACATCTGAAATTTATGTTCTGCGACTATCCCCTGAAAGTCATGTTCCAGCAAATGCTCTTTATCTAGccagaaaagcactgaaatcccTTCTAAAGGAGACTGAGAAAGAGTTGAAGAAATCCTATAAACAACACCAGTTGAGTGGATGTATGGCTTATGGTGATAAGAATAATGAACATGCAACAGAGCTGCACATCCGAGGAACATATTCCAGGGGGACACAGAGCTCTGGTGGCAAAGGACTTCCTGGGTGTGCAGGAATGGGGGCTAGCAGCAGTCATAGCAGCTCTCGAGATCATAGACGGGAAGATCCTGAGGATGATCGAGAGAACCAATGTCCCATTTGTCTGGGTGAGATTCAGAACATAAAGACACTGGAGAAGTGCCAACACTCGTTCTGCGAGGATTGTATTACCCGGGCACTGCAGGTGAAGAAGGCATGTCCAATGTGTGGCCGTTTCTATGGGCAGTTGGTGGGTAACCAACCAGAAAATGGTAGAATGTTGGTATCCAAGGACTCCGGCCTGCTGTTGCCTGGTTATGAGAAATATGGGACCATTATTATCCAGTATGTCTTCCCACCAGGCATTCAAGGG TCAGAGCACCCCAACCCTGGAGTAAGGTATCCGGGAACAACGCGTGTGGCTTACTTGCCTGATTGCCCAGAGGGGAACAAAGTTCTCACGCTATTTAAGAAAGCCTTTGACCAACGTCTGACCTTCACCATTGGGACTTCAATGACTACAGGGCGGCCCAATGTGATAACGTGGAATGATATTCACCACAAAACTAACTGCACAGGAGGGCCACAGCT TTTTGGATACCCAGATCCAACCTACCTGCTGAGAGTCCAGGAGGAGCTCCGAGCCAAAGGTATCACAGCTGACTGA